Below is a window of Prosthecochloris sp. GSB1 DNA.
AACTGGAGCATTCCCAATTTCATTTCAGGCAATATGCCGGGTTTCGATACGATGGCCACCAGCCTCATGAAGGAAACCTTCAAGAACAAGGGGGTCGCAACCGTGGAGGAGCTCCGTGACCTCTGTCTCGACTGCGGCGTGAGGTTTGTCGCCTGCCAGATGACCATGGATGTTTTCGGTTTCACAAAGGACGATTTCATCGACGGGATCGAGTTCGGGGGCGCAGCGACCTTCCTCGAATTCGCCGCCGATTCGGATATTCAGCTTTTCCTCTGATGCTTCGTCAGCCTGCGGACACGGTGACGGTCACGCCCTTTGTCCGCAGGGTTCACCCTTGTAATTGCCTTTCGACAGGCTATCCAGAGATGCTCCCATGAAAATTGCGATTACCGGCAAAGGCGGTGTCGGCAAAACGACGCTCGCCTCGCTCATGGCACGTGAGCTTACACGGCAAGGCAGGCGTGTGCTTGCAATCGACGCCGATCCGAACGGCAATCTCGCCGAGGCCCTGGGCTACGATACGCAGCGAAACGGACGCATCGAGCCGCTGATCGAAAAAAAAGCCTTGCTTGAAGAAAGGACCGGCACAAAGCCCGGCGGCATGGGAGGATACTTCGTTCTCAATCCGAAGGTCGACGATCTCGTGGACCGTTTTTCCGTGGCGGTGAACGGGCTCAGGCTCATGGTGACGGGCGACCTGAAAGAGGCGCGTGGCGGTTGTTATTGTCCCGAGAATGCGCTCCTGCGATCGTTTCTGCGCCACCTCATGGTGGAGCGTGACGAATGGGTGGTGCTCGACATGGAGGCCGGATTCGAGCACCTGACGAGAGGGACCGCCGAATCCGTCAGTGCGCTGATCATCGTGGTCGAGCCCGGAATGCGGGCGATCAGGACGGCGGAGAAGATACGCCTGCTCGCCAGTCAGATGAAGATCCGCAACGTGGGCTACGTCATCAACAAGGTATACGAAACACCGCAGCGCGAGAGGATTACCGATGTGCTCGGCAGTGAGGCTCTCTGGGGAACCATGCCGTTCGACCACAGGGCGGTCGATGCGGACCTTTCCGGCGAGGCTCCCTACGAAAGCTGCCCGGAGCTGATCGATACGGTCAGGGGAATTATTGCGAAAGTCGGGAACGGTGTGTGAATACGAATATTTTTTTTGCATATGTGTTAACGATTGTTAACTTAAGGAAGACACAGATGTTTGCTTCGTGTTGCCTCGAACGTGAGTTATTCTGACCATCTGTATTTCTTCTTCTCGATAATAAAACCGTGCACGTCCCAAGAGTTTTCCGATGCTTTATCGGAACTTTTTTTGTGCATGATGTTAACGATTGTTAACAATGACTTTATATGCTCCGTCGCGCATCGGTGGCAGAGCGTTCTTTCGGATTCGAATTTCAGTATCGACAATGTTAAACGGGAGGTTGTCATGAAAGAGAACAAGTCAGGTCTTTCGCGAAGGACGTTCATCAGGAACTCCGCGCTCGGACTGGGAGCCCTGGTGGGCGGTTATCCCCTTCTGCAGGGATGCTCCTCGGGGGACAAGGGTTCGTCGGGAGCGGATGTGGCCGGATCCGGCAAGGCCGTCAAGAGCTGCTACCTGCCCATTACGGATGCGACGCCGATCATTCTCGCTCACGAGCTGGGCTTTTACAAGGAGATGGGCATTGCTTCTGAGCGTCCCGTGCTCATAAGAGGCTGGGCCCCGATGGCCGAAGCCTTCATGGCCGGTAGGTTCAACCTGACACACCTGCTGGCACCGATTCCGGTCTACATGAAATACAGCAAGGGGTTTCCCGTTAAAGTGGTTGCCTGGGACCATATCAACGGTTCCGCCATTACGGTCGGGAAAAACAGCGGCATAACATCCTACAAGGATCTGGGCGGCAAGCAGATCGCCATTCCCTACTGGTACTCGATGCACAATGTGATCATTCAGATGATTGCACGCGAGTATGGAATAGAGACCGTGATCCAGGACAAGAACGCCTCTCTTTCCGACAGGCAAATGAACCTTTTCGTGATGGCGCCGCCGGACATGCCGACCGCCATGGCTTCGGGGGCGATCGACGGTTACATCGTCGCCGAGCCGTTCAACGCCGCGGGCGAAATTCTCGCGGAAGGCCGGATCGTGCGTTTTACGGGGGATGTATGGAAGAACCACCCCTGCTGTGTCGCGGTGATGAACGAAAAGGACCTGGAGGACCAGGTATGGTCGCACAGTGTCATCAAGGCGCTGGTCAAGGCTGAACTCTGGGCCCTGAACAATGCCGAGGAGGCGGCCCACATTCTTTCGAAAGACGGGGCGCAGTATCTGCCGCTGCCCGAGAAGGTCGTCAAAAGGGCGATGATGAAATACGATACGGAAACCTACGGCGCGAACGGAGGTACCGGCGCCATCCAGCATCCCGACTGGCAGGCGCAGCGACTTTCCTACAATCCCTACCAGTTCGAGTCGGCTACCCGTCACATGGTCGAGATGATGAAGCAGACGAAGATGGAGGGGGATACCGCGTTCCTGCAGTCTCTCGATCCCGGAACCGTTCAGCGCGAGCTGATGTATACGGCCGGTGTAGAGGCGGCTGCGGCCGAGCTCGGCGGTCTCGCACAGTTTGCGGGTGTGGATCCGGCCAATCCCTTTACGAGGGAAGAAGTCATCGCGATATAGCGGAGCTGAAGGAGTCGCCGGCGAGCGGCCCCTGAGAGCGCGTGCGCAAGGAGTTGAACGCGGCCTCTCCGGGCTTGCTGCGCCCGTTCGAAATCCCGCATTGTGACGGTTTTTCGCTTGAAAGAATCAAAAAGCGTACAACGATATGAGCACGAAGAAAGAAAAAAACAGACGGGTAACGGGAGTGCCGGGGCATTTCTTTCAGATCGTCTGTTCTATGTCCTGGGTGTGGTGCTTTTCCTTGTCGTCTGGCAGGGTGCTAGCACATTCAAGCTGTTCGGGGAAAACTTCAGCGAGGCGTTCTCCCCGCTGGCGGCGCTGCTGGCCCTGGTCGAAATGGCCAGGAACGGCGATATCGTCCATCACGCGATTCCGAGCCTGCGACGGGTTCTCGTGAGTCTCGGCCTTGCGGTTGTGGTGGCGCTCCCCGTCGGTGTGCTGGTCGGTTATTTCAGGCGGCTCGAGCAGCTTACCTACGTGCCCTTCCAGTTCATGCGCATGATCTCGCCGCTGGCATGGATGCCGGTCGCCATCATCATGTTCGGCGTCGGCGACGTTTCCGTCACCTTCCTGCTCTGGCTGGTGGCGATCTGGCCGCTCATCCTCAACACGGTGCACGGCGCGGGACGGGTGAGCCCGCTCTGGCTGAACATGGCAAGGACGATGGGCGCCGGAGACAAGGGGATTCTGACCAAGATCATCATCCCGGCGGCAATTCCGGACATGCTGACCGGGCTGCGCCTCGCCGTGGGCGTGAGCTGGATCATTCTCGTACCGGCGGAAATGCTCGGTGTGCCGGACGGGCTCGGATACTTCATTCTCGACACCAGGGACCGGTTCCGTTACGACCAGCTGATGGCGACGATTTTCATCATCGGCCTGATAGGGTATCTGCTGGATTCGGCCAACCGCTGGCTGATCAGCCGGTTCGCGTGGAAAATCTGAGCAAAAAGGGAGACGATCATGACGGAAAAGATCAATGGAACGGGAATCAGGGGCATGTCCCCGGTGCTGATAACCCTGAAGGGTGTGACGAAGGAATACCTCAAGGGGGGAAGGCGGATAGCCGCCGTGAACGGGTGCGATCTCGACATAGCGGAAAACGAATTCCTGGTCATCGTGGGCCCGACCGGCAGCGGAAAGTCCACCCTGCTGAAGCTCATCGCAGGCTTCGAGCAGCCGGACGAGGGAGAGGTGCTGCTCGGCGGTGAACCGGTGAAGGGGCCGGGTTCCGACCGGGGGATGATCTTCCAGGAGTATGCGCTGCTGCCCTGGAGGACCGTGTTGCAGAATGTCGAACTCGGACTGGAGTTCCAGTACGGGAAGAGAGGGGAGGAAAACAGGGAGCTTGCCATGAAGTACATCGACATGGTGGGCCTGTCCTACGCGGTTGGAAAGTACCCCGTGGAGATGTCCGGCGGCATGAAGCGCAGGGCTTCGCTGGCGATGATCCTCGTGACGAAGCCGAAGATACTGCTGATGGACGGTCCCTTCAACGCGCTCGATTCAAAGACGAAGCTTACCCTGCATACCGAGATCACCAGGATATGGGAGCATGAACACAACACGATCATTTTCGTGACCTCGGAACTCGACGAAGCGGTCAAGCTGAGCGACCGGATCGCGGTCATGAACCGCGAGGGCAGGATTTCGAGGATTTTCACCAACGATCTGCCGAGGCCGAGGTTCGGCAAGGCGGCGCTCGCGCCCGAGTTCCATCACCGGTTCATCGAGCTGCGCGAGGAGGTGATGAACGAAGTGAAAGCGGGAGCGGGCAAGGCGGTTTGCGGGTAAGAGGCCGCAGCGTGGCCTTCTCTGTTCAATTTTGACCTGAAAATCAGGAGGATGCTGTATGGATGGCAATCGTCACGGTCGACGAACGTTGCTCGAACTGAGCGGGGTTTCCAAGTCTTTCAGGAAAGACGGCAACGATGTTCTCGTCCTGGAGGACGTCAACCTCTCCATCGACGAAGGGGAGTTCGTCTGTATTCTCGGCCCGACGGGCTGCGGCAAGTCGGTGACGCTGCAGATCGTCGCCGGGCTGATCGAACAGACCACCGGCTCGGTGATTCTCGACGGCCGGGAAGAGCATGGCCCCGGTCAGCACAAGGGTATGGTCTTCCAGGAATACGCGCTGCTTCCCTGGAGGAGCGTGATCGAAAACGTGGAGATCGGCCTCGAACTGAAAGGAATGGCAAAGAGCGAGCGCCGCAGGGTGGCCATGGAGCAGCTTGCAACGGTGGGACTTGCCGGAACGGAAAACCAGACGGTGCACGAGATATCCGTGGGCATGCGACAGCGGGTCGCCATCGCCAGGGCGCTGGCCAACAACCCGAAGATCCTGCTCATGGACGAGCCGTTCGAGGCTCTCGACGCGCTGACCAAGGAGGAGATGCAGATCCAGATACTGAAGGTGTGGGAGAAAACCGGGACGACCATTCTCTTCGTGACCCATGACGTCGACGAGGCGATCTTTCTTTCCGACCGCATCTGTGTCATGGACATCAATCCCGGGCGGGTGAAGGAGATGCTCGTCAACCAGCTCCCGAGGCCGCGCCACGAATGCATGAGCAGGACGGACAAGGAGTTCAACGACATGCGCGACGAAATTATCGCGCTGTATTCGTCGCTCAAGGACGAAGAGCTCGATCTCATCATCTAGGCGCCGCTTTCCTCAATCTCTTAACCGTGATCACCATGATGGGACATATTTTTTTCAGGGCGGGCATCCTGCTCGCCATGCTTCCCCTGATGCACTCGTGCGACCAGTCCGGTGAAACGACCGAACCCGCGGAGAGGGGCGCACGGCAAACAGCCGCCGGGGCGGCCTTCGAACCGGACGAATTGCAGGGGTTGAAGCTCTACCTGGGTTACTGCTTCGTCTGTCACGGCCAGAAAGGCGACGGCCGGGGGCCCTACGCGGCGAAGCTTTCCGCACCGCCCGCGGACTTCACCGACAGCACCTATTTCAAGGGCATGTCCGACGACGAACTCTACGATTTCATCAGCAAGGGAGGGCTGGCGCACGGCAAGTCCATGCACATGAAGCCCTTCGGATTCCAGATGACGCCCGAACAGATCCGCAGCGCAGTCGCCTACATCAGGGTGCTCAACCGCCACGACCGGATCGACGTGACCGAAAGCAGCGGCTACAGCGGCGAGGAGATCTACAGCAATTCGTGCGTCATGTGCCATGGCGAAACGGGCGAGGGAGACGGCCGGGTCGCGAAAATGCTCAACCTCGATATCCGCCCGCTTACGCCTGAAACGATCGACAGCTACAGTTCCGCGAAACTCTTCAACGTCGTCGAGGACGGGTTTCCGGACGATACCACCGGCGTGAAAAGCTACATGCCGGCCTGGGGAGGGACGCTGACCGAGCAGGAGATCATCGACGTGATCGCCTATATCAGGACGCTGGGAAAGTAGGACGCAGCATAGTTCATCAAGCAGGAAAGGAGTATAGCCTATGTCCGAGAAGAAAAAATATTCGTATGAAGACGAGCTGACCGGCTCGCGCAACGCGCCCGAGTATCGCCCCGGAATGCCGTTGAACGAACGGATCCGCCTGGTGCATCGCCTCAATTACAGCAAGGAGGAGATGATCCGGCATACGGCCAACAGGGCGGTCGCCGAGATGGTCGAGCATATGGGAAAGCACGACATGTGCAGTACGTTCGACCGCTTCGCCCAACAGCACCCGCAGTGCGGTTACGGCCTCACCGGGGCGTGCTGTGCCTTCTGTTCCTACGGGCCCTGCAGGGTGACCGACAAAGTCCCCCTTACCGTCTGCGGCAAGGATGTCCACCTGGTCGTCGCCGGCAACGCGCTGAGACGCCTGGCGGCCGGTCTGTCGGCGCACGGGGCGCATGCCCGCGAGGTCTTCATTTCGCTCAAGGCGGCGGCTTCGGGCTCCGCGCCCATACCGCTGAAGTGCCCGGAGAAAGGATACGCGGTCGCGAAGCTGCTCGGCATCGCGACCGACGGAAAATCGATCGAAACGATCTGCGAAGAGGTCGCCGACCGTTTCATCGACGATCTCCAGCGCGCGCTGCCGGAGGAGCGCCATCGGACACTGGAAGCGCTCGCGCCGAAGGAACGGGTCGATCGGTGGAAAGAGCTCGACATCATTCCCATCAGCGCCTACCACGAGTGTTTCGAGGCGAATAACCTCACGAGCCACGCCACCGACTCGGATTTCGAGAGCCACATGCAGGCGTTCATGCGGACCGTGCTCGCCTACGCGATCACCACGGTCATCTCGACCTCGCTGGCGACGGACATCGTCTACGGCATTCCGCGCCGCTCCCGCATCAACGTGAACCTGGGCAGCATCGTAACCGAAGACTGCGTCAACATCGGCATCAACGGCCACGCCCCCATGGTGGCCTTCGCGATCTGCGACATCGTCGGCACGCCGCGCATCATGGAAAAGGTACGCAAGGCGGGGGCGAAGGACATCAGGCTCTACGGCATGTGCTGCACGGGCGGCGAGTTCATCGAGCGGGACCTCGGCATCCCGCTCGTGGCCATGGCCTCGTCGGCCGAAATGGCCGTCGCGACCGGAGCGTTCGAGGCGATCGTGGTCGACCAGCAGGACGTGCTTCCGGGCATGATGCCCGTGGCGAAACAGTTCCACACGAAGGTGATCACCACCTCCCCCTCGGGCCGCAAGGAAGGGGCGATCGTGCTGGAGCTGGACTACTACCTGCGCAACCTGGACAAGATCTACGAACTCGCCGAACAGATCCTCGACATCGCGATCGACAACTACCGCAACCGGGACCCGAAACGGGTCTACGTGCCGAAGGTGCGGGCGAAGGTCGAGATGGGTTTCGGCATCGAGGAGGTGATGAAGGTGTTCAACGGGTCGGTGCCGGAAAAGAAGGTCCACGGCCTCGCCGCACTGGTGAAGTCCGGCCGGATCCGCGGCATCGTGAACTTCGGCTCATGCGGCAACATCCGCGGTGCGGTCTTCGAACGCAACCAGATCATCATCGCGAAGCAGTTGATCAAGAACGATGTGCTGGTGACCTGTCACGGCTGCTCGGGCATGGGCCTGCTCTTCGCCGGTCTCGCTCACCCCGACGCTTCGAAACTCTGCGGGGAGCGGCTGCGTGAAGTGGTCGAGGCGAAGGACATTCCCCCTGTATTGCATGTCGGGGCCTGCACGGACAGCACGCGGGCGGGCCAGGTCATGGCCTATACGGCCAACGCCGCAGGCGTCACGAACCCCCAGATGCCGCTGGCGATGGTCGCGGCCGATCCTGCCGCCGAAAAGACCATGGGCGCCCGCTACGCCTTCGTGCTGCAGGGAATCGAAACCTATTCCTGCGTGCAGGACAACACCATCGCTTCGGACAGGTTCATGGACTACGCGGGCAACCGCCTGCGGACGATGGTGGGAGCTGGCATGAACTGGGATCCCGATCCGTACAGGATTTCGGAAGACATTCTGAGGATGCTCGACGAAAAACGCGAAAACCTCGGGTGGCCGGTCTGGGACTACGAGATCGGCACCAAAGAGGAGATCGAGGACCGTATTCCTGATACGGTCGAGATCGGTCAGAACCTCTGCACGCTCGGATAGTTTTGTATGCAATGGAACCCTTAAGAACCCGATAACGGGAAAGGAGGAGCCGATGTTGTTCGACGTTGAAAAAGAGGCCGCGCCCCGATGCACCATCGAGGAGCATGAAGTGTGCGCCGGATGCCCCTACCTCGGCCTGGTGAAGGATGAGGAACGGTTCTGTATCATGGGCCAGGCGCCGCAGACCTGCATTGTTGCGAAAGCCTGCGGCCGGTTCGGAACATCTACCTCCTGAACCGGGGCGTTTTTCTGAAAGCATCCCAACTGTTTGTTTATATGTCGATATAGTTGTATTTTTAGTGTATGCGAAGTCTATCGCACGCACGATCGACTTCGGCTGAATAAGCCATCTCTCCTCGGCACGCAAGCGGGTGGTGCCAATCCAGGTGACCCGACCCGGAATACCGCCCGCTGGCTGGCCGTTAACAGGAGAAACGAAACACGGCAGTCCTTCCCGTCTGGAGGAAGCCCTGCGGCCAGGAAAGCTCACGGAGAAGCAACACAAGGACCCCGCCGCTCCAGGGCGGCGTCCACACTAACCGGAAGAGCCTGGATACGGCCGAACGGAAACAGGGTTCCCCCGCCGGGATTTCACCCCGAAAGCCGGGCGGGACTGTTCAATCCGCGCTGAAGGCCCTCCCCGAAGCGCGTATCCCGCAGCAGCTCACCACGCGGGGACTCCCAGTCCCCGCACGCTGCTAACTTCCATTATCAAATTGCATCTGCATTTTGTTTCGGTTGCAGTGGATGCAGCGGGATAAAATGATTCAAAATTTCTATACTGTTTATGACAAATGAGAGTCACCTTTATTTTTCGATGAAGGGTGCTTTTTTTGAAAAGACATGAGAAAAGGTACAGAGCCTCCCTACACTTGAAGACCCATCATACCATAGTTCAGGGTGATAGCCGGCAGATGAATTTGCTGTCTGACAACTCAGTGCATCTTGTCATCACCTCGCCTCCTTACTGGCAGTTGAAAGATTATGGCTCGGAAGACCAGATCGGCTTTCACGAGAGCTATGAAAGCTATATCAACAATCTTAATCTTGTCTGGCACGAGTGCGAAAGAGTTTTGCATCCAGGGTGTCGCCTTTGCGTGAATATCGGTGACCAGTTTGCCCGTTCAGTCTACTACGGACGCTATAAAGTTATTCCGATCAGAACGGAGATCATCAAATTCTGCGAGACGATAGGGTTTGACTACATGGGAGCTATCATCTGGCAGAAGGTGACCACGACCAACACTACCGGCGGCGCTTCGATCATGGGCAGTTTTCCCTACCCGCGCAATGGTATTCTGAAACTCGACTA
It encodes the following:
- the dsrE2 gene encoding sulfur carrier protein DsrE2; protein product: MSDERKKVALIASRGTLDWAYPPFILGSAAAAMDMDVQIFFTFYGLPLLGKKIEAKVSPHSNPAMPMKMPFGPKEFQQLNWSIPNFISGNMPGFDTMATSLMKETFKNKGVATVEELRDLCLDCGVRFVACQMTMDVFGFTKDDFIDGIEFGGAATFLEFAADSDIQLFL
- a CDS encoding ATP-binding protein — encoded protein: MKIAITGKGGVGKTTLASLMARELTRQGRRVLAIDADPNGNLAEALGYDTQRNGRIEPLIEKKALLEERTGTKPGGMGGYFVLNPKVDDLVDRFSVAVNGLRLMVTGDLKEARGGCYCPENALLRSFLRHLMVERDEWVVLDMEAGFEHLTRGTAESVSALIIVVEPGMRAIRTAEKIRLLASQMKIRNVGYVINKVYETPQRERITDVLGSEALWGTMPFDHRAVDADLSGEAPYESCPELIDTVRGIIAKVGNGV
- a CDS encoding ABC transporter substrate-binding protein; the protein is MKENKSGLSRRTFIRNSALGLGALVGGYPLLQGCSSGDKGSSGADVAGSGKAVKSCYLPITDATPIILAHELGFYKEMGIASERPVLIRGWAPMAEAFMAGRFNLTHLLAPIPVYMKYSKGFPVKVVAWDHINGSAITVGKNSGITSYKDLGGKQIAIPYWYSMHNVIIQMIAREYGIETVIQDKNASLSDRQMNLFVMAPPDMPTAMASGAIDGYIVAEPFNAAGEILAEGRIVRFTGDVWKNHPCCVAVMNEKDLEDQVWSHSVIKALVKAELWALNNAEEAAHILSKDGAQYLPLPEKVVKRAMMKYDTETYGANGGTGAIQHPDWQAQRLSYNPYQFESATRHMVEMMKQTKMEGDTAFLQSLDPGTVQRELMYTAGVEAAAAELGGLAQFAGVDPANPFTREEVIAI
- a CDS encoding ABC transporter permease, encoding MKESKSVQRYEHEERKKQTGNGSAGAFLSDRLFYVLGVVLFLVVWQGASTFKLFGENFSEAFSPLAALLALVEMARNGDIVHHAIPSLRRVLVSLGLAVVVALPVGVLVGYFRRLEQLTYVPFQFMRMISPLAWMPVAIIMFGVGDVSVTFLLWLVAIWPLILNTVHGAGRVSPLWLNMARTMGAGDKGILTKIIIPAAIPDMLTGLRLAVGVSWIILVPAEMLGVPDGLGYFILDTRDRFRYDQLMATIFIIGLIGYLLDSANRWLISRFAWKI
- a CDS encoding ABC transporter ATP-binding protein, with amino-acid sequence MTEKINGTGIRGMSPVLITLKGVTKEYLKGGRRIAAVNGCDLDIAENEFLVIVGPTGSGKSTLLKLIAGFEQPDEGEVLLGGEPVKGPGSDRGMIFQEYALLPWRTVLQNVELGLEFQYGKRGEENRELAMKYIDMVGLSYAVGKYPVEMSGGMKRRASLAMILVTKPKILLMDGPFNALDSKTKLTLHTEITRIWEHEHNTIIFVTSELDEAVKLSDRIAVMNREGRISRIFTNDLPRPRFGKAALAPEFHHRFIELREEVMNEVKAGAGKAVCG
- a CDS encoding ABC transporter ATP-binding protein; amino-acid sequence: MDGNRHGRRTLLELSGVSKSFRKDGNDVLVLEDVNLSIDEGEFVCILGPTGCGKSVTLQIVAGLIEQTTGSVILDGREEHGPGQHKGMVFQEYALLPWRSVIENVEIGLELKGMAKSERRRVAMEQLATVGLAGTENQTVHEISVGMRQRVAIARALANNPKILLMDEPFEALDALTKEEMQIQILKVWEKTGTTILFVTHDVDEAIFLSDRICVMDINPGRVKEMLVNQLPRPRHECMSRTDKEFNDMRDEIIALYSSLKDEELDLII
- a CDS encoding cytochrome c — translated: MMGHIFFRAGILLAMLPLMHSCDQSGETTEPAERGARQTAAGAAFEPDELQGLKLYLGYCFVCHGQKGDGRGPYAAKLSAPPADFTDSTYFKGMSDDELYDFISKGGLAHGKSMHMKPFGFQMTPEQIRSAVAYIRVLNRHDRIDVTESSGYSGEEIYSNSCVMCHGETGEGDGRVAKMLNLDIRPLTPETIDSYSSAKLFNVVEDGFPDDTTGVKSYMPAWGGTLTEQEIIDVIAYIRTLGK
- a CDS encoding carbon monoxide dehydrogenase; translation: MSEKKKYSYEDELTGSRNAPEYRPGMPLNERIRLVHRLNYSKEEMIRHTANRAVAEMVEHMGKHDMCSTFDRFAQQHPQCGYGLTGACCAFCSYGPCRVTDKVPLTVCGKDVHLVVAGNALRRLAAGLSAHGAHAREVFISLKAAASGSAPIPLKCPEKGYAVAKLLGIATDGKSIETICEEVADRFIDDLQRALPEERHRTLEALAPKERVDRWKELDIIPISAYHECFEANNLTSHATDSDFESHMQAFMRTVLAYAITTVISTSLATDIVYGIPRRSRINVNLGSIVTEDCVNIGINGHAPMVAFAICDIVGTPRIMEKVRKAGAKDIRLYGMCCTGGEFIERDLGIPLVAMASSAEMAVATGAFEAIVVDQQDVLPGMMPVAKQFHTKVITTSPSGRKEGAIVLELDYYLRNLDKIYELAEQILDIAIDNYRNRDPKRVYVPKVRAKVEMGFGIEEVMKVFNGSVPEKKVHGLAALVKSGRIRGIVNFGSCGNIRGAVFERNQIIIAKQLIKNDVLVTCHGCSGMGLLFAGLAHPDASKLCGERLREVVEAKDIPPVLHVGACTDSTRAGQVMAYTANAAGVTNPQMPLAMVAADPAAEKTMGARYAFVLQGIETYSCVQDNTIASDRFMDYAGNRLRTMVGAGMNWDPDPYRISEDILRMLDEKRENLGWPVWDYEIGTKEEIEDRIPDTVEIGQNLCTLG